The Kordia sp. SMS9 genome window below encodes:
- a CDS encoding nicotinic acid mononucleotide adenyltransferase → MKTIKLLLAMALFSVTMTSCYTEVLVEDPIIDEPGISLNQLLNSYELWYVNINQTTGNGEVPFLQRAFTVSFINGVLYANNNISGIGTNGNGYGIDVGVFGTNFDTVNIDHDIDGFYPLFVDQIGVNRIRLYDSLTDTSYFLTGYQRSNFDYDFVFYDNIHYLLQEFTAWNKTFTSQEGMLNEFDNENFLTFLAGGNDDTFLSSTDPADTPVANVVYDYEGIYTVYDVQGDPYSKVLTLDYDYLDNEYFELNVINDETIELFHPDSGTTYEFQGRGYIQFLRPSTDGSTTKLKQTDKKRKKIINKVFNKEDFKK, encoded by the coding sequence ATGAAGACTATAAAATTACTTTTAGCAATGGCACTATTTAGTGTTACCATGACTTCATGTTACACAGAAGTTTTGGTAGAAGACCCAATTATCGACGAGCCAGGGATTTCGTTAAATCAATTATTGAACTCGTATGAATTGTGGTATGTAAACATTAATCAAACTACAGGAAATGGCGAAGTTCCATTTTTACAACGCGCATTTACCGTATCATTTATCAACGGTGTGTTGTATGCCAACAATAATATTTCGGGAATAGGAACCAATGGAAATGGCTATGGAATTGATGTGGGAGTTTTTGGGACGAATTTTGATACCGTAAATATTGATCATGATATTGATGGTTTTTATCCACTATTTGTAGATCAAATTGGAGTGAATAGAATCCGTTTGTATGATAGTCTTACAGATACCAGTTATTTCTTGACAGGATATCAGCGTTCAAATTTTGATTATGACTTTGTATTCTATGATAACATTCACTATTTATTACAAGAATTTACGGCGTGGAATAAAACATTTACAAGTCAAGAAGGCATGTTGAATGAGTTTGACAATGAAAACTTCTTAACGTTCTTAGCGGGTGGAAATGACGATACTTTTTTATCATCTACAGATCCTGCAGATACGCCAGTTGCCAATGTAGTATACGATTATGAAGGAATTTATACCGTGTATGATGTACAAGGCGATCCATACTCGAAAGTTTTAACATTAGATTATGATTACTTGGACAATGAATACTTTGAATTGAACGTTATTAATGACGAAACAATAGAGTTATTTCATCCAGATTCAGGAACAACCTATGAGTTTCAAGGAAGAGGTTATATTCAGTTTTTACGACCATCCACCGATGGAAGCACTACCAAATTGAAACAAACCGATAAAAAACGTAAAAAAATTATCAATAAAGTGTTCAACAAAGAAGACTTTAAGAAATAA
- a CDS encoding SulP family inorganic anion transporter produces MKNLFSNIKGDAFGGITAGIVALPLALAFGVSSGLGPSAGLYGAIFISFFAALFGGTNTQISGPTAPMTAVSMVVIAAIIAANGGDVTKALPAILTVFLLAGIMQVGLGAIGLGKYIKYIPYPVVSGFMTAIGVIILITQILPAVGYYPKDDMVYVETFKGQAEEVILEDILRAEEQEGILVLENFEETVKRGKEITAEDILKESKTLAKNNASGVLGTFKVLPRALENLMAELQNPSAYTYVRQTNDETPKKKSLWLEVMLVVGTIVIIYGFKKITKAIPSTLVALLVMSGISVGFDLNYAKIEEIPSGLPVPNMEIFTGFSFANITPYIFTALTLALLGAIDSLLTSVVADNMTKTKHNPNKELIGQGIGNSIAAVFGGIPGAGATIRTVVNINSGGKTPLSGMIAGVLLLIILLSLGPVASQIPAAVLAGILITVGIGVMDYKGLKAIPSLPKDIKLGPLQLSSEVLIMLIVLGLSTFWDLIYAVGIGLVIASLMFMKKIGDITAKGSDIKTLREEAWDDEMDFPENLKEEVFIKHIKGPLFFGSTSEIQALSKQLPETARTVIIRMGRMQYMDQSGLYTLEDILVDLKSADCKVLFVNIPAQPRYMMERIDIIPDLIPEADCYDTFEACLQWVKENVEDVVSSLENRS; encoded by the coding sequence ATGAAAAACCTATTCTCTAATATCAAGGGCGATGCTTTTGGAGGAATTACTGCTGGAATCGTTGCATTACCGCTCGCTTTGGCTTTTGGAGTTTCTTCAGGCTTAGGACCAAGTGCAGGATTATACGGAGCTATTTTTATCAGTTTCTTTGCCGCTTTATTTGGAGGAACCAACACACAAATTTCGGGACCAACAGCACCGATGACTGCCGTAAGTATGGTAGTCATTGCAGCCATTATTGCAGCCAACGGCGGAGATGTTACCAAAGCTTTACCAGCTATTTTAACCGTTTTTCTATTAGCAGGAATCATGCAAGTTGGTTTGGGTGCTATCGGTTTAGGAAAATACATAAAATACATTCCATATCCTGTAGTTTCAGGCTTTATGACGGCAATTGGTGTCATCATCTTAATCACACAAATTCTGCCCGCTGTAGGCTATTATCCAAAAGATGATATGGTATATGTAGAAACCTTTAAAGGGCAAGCGGAAGAAGTCATCTTAGAAGATATTTTAAGAGCTGAAGAGCAAGAAGGTATTTTGGTATTAGAAAACTTTGAAGAAACGGTAAAGCGCGGAAAAGAAATCACGGCAGAAGACATCCTAAAAGAGTCCAAAACCTTGGCAAAAAATAATGCTTCAGGCGTTTTAGGAACGTTTAAAGTATTGCCAAGAGCGTTGGAAAACTTAATGGCAGAACTGCAAAATCCGTCAGCATACACTTATGTTAGGCAAACGAATGATGAAACTCCAAAGAAAAAATCACTTTGGCTAGAAGTCATGTTGGTTGTTGGAACGATTGTAATCATTTATGGTTTTAAAAAAATTACGAAAGCCATTCCAAGCACGTTAGTTGCCTTGTTGGTAATGTCTGGAATTTCCGTAGGATTTGATTTGAATTACGCAAAAATTGAAGAAATACCTTCGGGTTTGCCAGTTCCAAATATGGAAATCTTTACAGGATTTAGCTTTGCAAACATAACACCTTACATATTTACGGCATTAACCTTGGCGTTGCTTGGCGCGATAGATTCCTTATTGACGAGTGTTGTGGCAGACAATATGACCAAAACCAAACACAATCCTAACAAGGAATTGATTGGACAAGGAATTGGAAACTCGATTGCCGCTGTTTTTGGAGGAATTCCAGGTGCCGGAGCTACCATTCGTACGGTTGTCAATATCAATTCTGGTGGAAAAACACCTTTATCAGGAATGATTGCCGGTGTGTTGCTATTGATTATTCTATTATCCTTAGGACCTGTGGCTTCCCAAATTCCAGCAGCAGTCTTAGCCGGAATTTTAATCACCGTAGGAATTGGTGTGATGGATTATAAAGGTTTAAAAGCGATTCCGAGTTTGCCAAAAGATATCAAATTAGGGCCGCTACAACTAAGTTCGGAAGTACTAATTATGTTAATTGTCTTGGGATTGTCTACTTTTTGGGATTTAATTTATGCAGTAGGCATCGGATTGGTCATTGCGTCGTTGATGTTTATGAAAAAAATTGGTGACATTACTGCGAAAGGTTCAGACATTAAAACCTTACGCGAAGAAGCTTGGGACGATGAAATGGATTTTCCAGAAAATTTAAAAGAAGAAGTCTTTATCAAACACATCAAAGGACCGTTATTTTTTGGTTCTACTAGTGAAATTCAAGCGTTGTCCAAACAATTACCCGAAACTGCGCGTACAGTAATTATTCGTATGGGACGAATGCAATACATGGATCAATCAGGATTGTATACGTTAGAAGATATTCTGGTCGATTTAAAAAGTGCCGACTGTAAAGTACTATTTGTCAACATTCCGGCACAACCGCGTTATATGATGGAACGTATTGACATTATTCCCGATTTAATTCCTGAAGCAGATTGCTATGATACTTTTGAAGCGTGTTTACAATGGGTGAAGGAAAATGTGGAAGATGTGGTTTCTTCTTTGGAAAATAGAAGTTAA
- a CDS encoding BatD family protein gives MKLTTYISTLLFVLFSSAISAQVTFETKVSKKKLGVNERLKVDFEMDRDGDNFTAPSFAGFRVVGGPIQSMSHVWNNGQRSFSKTYTYFIQPKAEGTFTIKQAKVEIDGQVYKTLPVKITVTKAVNGAQNGNSTDTAISEGLHLVTEVSKGNPYLNEPVTISYKLYVKPGIIVNDYRELGKPTFNNFWSQSIQTQMRRAERTTYKGEDYSYVTLKRFVLYPQKTGKQVIEPFSIDLQISVPTNRRDVFGRRYETVHKTVSSARRTVNVKKLPEAGKPENFAGAVGDFNFEVTTSKQSLNASESLQAKIEVSGKGNLKLFELPKLKLPSSLEVYDPEFTERVTTRIGGMQGKISDSYTVVPQFKGKYPIPSVSFSYFDPSDKKYKTLRSDEIIIDVVEGPVNTATSENTNDQNATQKQLVTTNGSQFRFLKTDANLVPVETEDFFKSNLFYGLLFGPFFFIPIILIVRRKKRAFDNDIEGNKTRRANRLAKKYLSEAKKKLNDQEAFYEVLERGLHNYLRAKLRIETSEFSKEKISQLLTERSVNSATIHEFITLLESCEFARYTPASNVTINKDYEKSVHTISQIDKQLK, from the coding sequence ATGAAACTTACAACATACATATCAACACTACTATTTGTACTATTTTCAAGTGCTATCAGTGCGCAGGTAACTTTTGAAACCAAAGTTAGTAAAAAGAAACTAGGCGTTAATGAACGTTTGAAAGTTGACTTTGAAATGGACAGAGACGGCGACAATTTTACCGCGCCAAGCTTTGCAGGATTTCGTGTTGTTGGCGGACCAATTCAGTCTATGAGTCATGTGTGGAATAACGGACAACGCTCTTTCTCAAAAACATACACGTATTTCATACAGCCAAAAGCGGAAGGAACCTTTACCATCAAACAAGCAAAAGTAGAAATTGATGGGCAAGTGTATAAAACCTTACCAGTAAAAATCACGGTAACCAAAGCTGTAAACGGCGCACAAAACGGCAATAGTACAGATACTGCCATTTCCGAAGGTTTGCACTTGGTCACAGAAGTCTCTAAAGGCAATCCGTATTTGAACGAGCCTGTAACAATCTCATACAAATTGTATGTAAAGCCAGGCATCATTGTCAATGATTACCGCGAACTCGGAAAACCCACATTCAATAACTTTTGGAGTCAAAGCATTCAAACACAAATGCGACGTGCCGAACGAACCACGTACAAAGGTGAAGATTATTCCTATGTTACCTTAAAACGCTTTGTGTTATATCCACAAAAAACAGGAAAACAAGTCATAGAACCTTTTTCAATCGACTTACAAATTTCAGTGCCAACCAATCGTAGAGACGTATTTGGACGTCGTTATGAAACGGTTCATAAAACGGTTTCATCTGCACGAAGAACAGTGAATGTCAAAAAATTACCAGAAGCAGGAAAACCTGAAAACTTTGCTGGTGCTGTGGGCGATTTCAATTTTGAAGTCACCACGAGCAAACAATCACTAAATGCCTCCGAATCGTTGCAAGCAAAAATAGAAGTCTCAGGGAAAGGAAACCTAAAATTGTTTGAACTGCCAAAACTGAAATTGCCAAGTTCTTTAGAAGTATACGATCCTGAATTTACAGAACGTGTAACAACGCGAATTGGAGGAATGCAAGGAAAAATTTCTGACAGTTACACCGTTGTGCCACAATTCAAAGGAAAATATCCGATACCAAGTGTATCATTCTCGTATTTTGATCCTTCTGATAAAAAATACAAAACCTTACGTTCTGACGAAATTATTATTGATGTCGTTGAAGGTCCTGTAAATACTGCAACGTCTGAAAATACAAACGATCAAAATGCAACCCAAAAACAACTCGTTACCACAAACGGTTCACAATTCAGATTCTTAAAAACAGATGCAAATTTAGTGCCTGTGGAAACGGAAGATTTCTTCAAATCGAACTTATTCTACGGATTGTTATTTGGACCTTTCTTCTTTATTCCGATTATTTTAATTGTGCGAAGAAAAAAGAGAGCGTTTGATAATGATATTGAAGGAAATAAAACACGAAGGGCAAATCGCTTAGCGAAAAAATACTTATCAGAAGCGAAGAAAAAACTAAACGATCAAGAAGCATTTTATGAAGTGTTAGAACGCGGATTGCATAATTATTTGCGTGCCAAACTTCGCATTGAAACTTCGGAGTTTAGCAAAGAAAAAATAAGTCAATTACTCACCGAACGCAGTGTAAATTCAGCAACTATTCACGAATTTATCACCTTGTTAGAAAGTTGCGAATTTGCGCGCTACACGCCAGCATCTAACGTAACCATCAACAAAGATTATGAGAAATCGGTACACACCATTTCGCAAATTGACAAACAACTAAAATAA
- a CDS encoding NAD(P)H-dependent glycerol-3-phosphate dehydrogenase gives MDNELKYAVFGAGSWATAIVKMLCENLDEVGWYMRSVYTKEHLLKEQHNPSYLSSVEFNTDKLKLSNDFDEIAAYADVLIFVIPSAFIYDELQKLTVDIKDKVVVSAVKGIIPESGLLVGEHFHDIYKIPFENIAVIAGPCHAEEVALERLSYLTISCADQEKAQTIADTLSSNYIKTKISDDVIGTEYAVMLKNIYAIAAGIAHGLGYGDNFQSVLMSNAIREMKRFIKKVHKMKRNINNSAYLGDLLVTGYSVFSRNRMFGNMVGKGYTVKSAQMEMNMVAEGYYATKSAFLLNQENEKKTQIPIIDAVYAILYQNKNPKKIFKKLTDKLD, from the coding sequence ATGGACAACGAATTAAAATACGCCGTTTTTGGAGCAGGAAGTTGGGCAACTGCCATCGTAAAAATGCTTTGTGAAAATTTAGACGAAGTTGGTTGGTATATGCGAAGTGTGTATACCAAAGAGCATTTACTAAAAGAACAACACAATCCAAGTTACTTGAGTTCGGTAGAATTTAATACGGATAAATTGAAATTAAGCAACGATTTTGATGAAATTGCTGCCTATGCTGATGTCTTAATTTTTGTGATTCCTTCCGCATTTATTTATGACGAATTGCAAAAGCTAACCGTTGATATTAAAGACAAAGTTGTTGTTTCTGCCGTCAAGGGAATCATTCCAGAATCGGGATTGTTAGTGGGCGAGCATTTTCATGACATTTATAAAATTCCTTTTGAAAATATTGCGGTAATTGCAGGTCCGTGTCATGCAGAAGAAGTCGCGCTGGAACGTTTGTCCTATTTAACGATTTCTTGTGCCGATCAAGAAAAAGCACAGACAATTGCAGATACATTATCGAGCAATTATATCAAAACAAAAATCAGCGATGATGTTATTGGTACGGAATACGCCGTAATGCTGAAAAATATTTATGCCATTGCTGCGGGAATTGCACACGGATTGGGTTACGGAGATAATTTCCAAAGTGTATTGATGAGCAATGCCATTCGCGAAATGAAACGTTTTATCAAAAAAGTACACAAGATGAAACGCAACATTAATAACTCTGCGTATTTGGGCGATTTACTCGTGACAGGCTATTCGGTTTTTTCTCGAAATCGGATGTTTGGAAACATGGTTGGAAAAGGCTACACGGTAAAATCTGCACAGATGGAAATGAACATGGTTGCCGAAGGATATTACGCTACCAAAAGTGCTTTTTTACTCAATCAAGAAAACGAAAAGAAAACACAAATTCCTATTATTGACGCGGTATACGCAATTTTATATCAGAACAAAAATCCTAAAAAAATCTTTAAGAAATTGACGGATAAGCTTGATTAG
- a CDS encoding tetratricopeptide repeat protein, protein MKTKITYLLFVLISSFSFVFGQENTTAFEAANKAYNDGNFPEAITQYKAILKTGKHSAAIYYNLGNAYYKSNEIGSSIYYFEKALQLSPNDEDIINNLAFAKNMTIDAIEPLPKTQLSKFVNRITNTFTYNQWAWMAIIFGFLCVISFLLYQFSYETLKKRIYFLISFIAFLFILGSVAIAYQQYGKAQADRPAIVFAKETAVKAEPNLRSDEVFVLHEGTKVQVLDTVDNWKKIQLIDGKIGWIIAEDVNEL, encoded by the coding sequence ATGAAGACAAAAATAACATACTTACTTTTCGTGCTCATTTCTAGCTTTTCATTCGTATTTGGACAAGAAAATACAACTGCTTTTGAAGCGGCAAACAAAGCATACAATGATGGAAACTTTCCAGAAGCCATTACCCAATACAAAGCTATTTTAAAAACAGGCAAACATTCTGCGGCGATCTATTACAATCTTGGAAATGCATATTACAAAAGCAACGAAATTGGATCGAGTATTTACTATTTTGAAAAAGCATTGCAATTGTCGCCAAACGATGAAGACATTATCAACAATCTGGCATTTGCCAAAAATATGACGATTGATGCCATTGAACCGTTACCAAAAACACAGCTTTCAAAATTTGTCAATAGGATTACCAACACCTTTACCTACAACCAATGGGCGTGGATGGCGATTATTTTTGGCTTTTTATGTGTAATTTCATTTCTATTGTATCAATTCTCCTATGAAACACTTAAAAAACGAATCTACTTTTTGATCAGTTTCATTGCATTTCTCTTCATCTTAGGAAGCGTTGCCATTGCATATCAGCAATACGGAAAAGCACAAGCAGATCGTCCTGCAATTGTATTTGCAAAAGAAACGGCTGTCAAAGCAGAACCTAATTTGCGTAGTGATGAGGTATTTGTATTGCACGAAGGAACCAAAGTACAAGTTTTAGATACCGTAGACAACTGGAAAAAAATTCAACTCATCGACGGAAAAATTGGTTGGATCATTGCAGAAGACGTCAATGAATTATAG
- the nadD gene encoding nicotinate (nicotinamide) nucleotide adenylyltransferase produces MKIGLYFGTFNPIHIGHLAIANHMAEFSDLDAIWMVVTPHNPFKKKSSLLANNHRYEMVMIATENYPKIKPSNIEFDLPQPNYTVHTLAHLQEKYPTYEFCLIMGEDNLKSLHKWKNYEVILENHDIYVYPRISTGTVEHQFVEHPKIHHVAAPIMEISSTFIRKAVKNQKNIQPLLPANVWKYMDEMNFYRR; encoded by the coding sequence ATGAAAATTGGTTTGTATTTTGGAACCTTCAACCCAATTCATATTGGACATTTAGCGATTGCGAATCACATGGCAGAATTCAGTGATTTAGACGCTATTTGGATGGTAGTAACGCCACACAATCCGTTCAAGAAAAAAAGCTCGTTATTGGCAAACAATCATCGCTATGAAATGGTTATGATTGCTACGGAAAACTATCCAAAAATCAAACCGAGCAACATTGAGTTTGATTTGCCACAACCAAATTATACCGTACATACATTAGCACATTTACAAGAAAAATATCCAACCTATGAGTTTTGCTTGATTATGGGCGAAGACAATTTGAAAAGCTTGCACAAGTGGAAAAACTACGAAGTGATTTTGGAAAATCATGACATCTATGTGTATCCGCGCATTTCAACAGGAACTGTGGAGCATCAATTTGTAGAGCATCCAAAAATTCATCATGTTGCGGCACCAATTATGGAAATCTCTTCCACGTTTATCCGAAAAGCCGTTAAAAATCAGAAAAATATTCAACCTTTATTGCCTGCTAACGTTTGGAAATATATGGATGAAATGAATTTTTATAGAAGGTAA
- the pheS gene encoding phenylalanine--tRNA ligase subunit alpha, whose product MIDKIKEHIAEVEKFTTQAKEDIENFRIKYLGKKGLLKQFFAEFKNVPNEQKKDFGQVVNQLQKAAQEKVNALKEALENNAEDKGVYGDLTRPAQPIEIGARHPISLVKNQITDIFSRIGFDVSDGPEIEDDWHNFTALNLPEYHPARDMQDTFFIQTNPDILLRTHTSSVQVRYMENNKPPIRTISPGRVYRNEAISARSHCFFHQVEGLYIDKEVSFADLKQTLQHFTKELFGKSQIRLRPSYFPFTEPSAEIDVYWGLETETDYKITKGTGWLEIGGCGMVDPNVLTNCDIDPEEYSGFAFGVGIDRIAMLLYQIGDIRLLSENDVRFLAQFKSAL is encoded by the coding sequence ATGATAGATAAGATCAAGGAACATATTGCTGAGGTTGAAAAATTTACAACACAAGCAAAAGAAGATATAGAAAATTTCAGAATCAAATACTTAGGTAAAAAAGGGTTGCTCAAACAGTTTTTTGCGGAGTTTAAAAATGTTCCAAACGAACAGAAGAAAGATTTTGGCCAGGTTGTTAACCAATTGCAAAAAGCTGCGCAAGAAAAAGTCAACGCCTTGAAAGAAGCGTTGGAAAATAATGCAGAAGATAAAGGTGTGTATGGCGATTTAACACGTCCGGCACAACCAATTGAAATTGGGGCACGTCATCCGATCTCGTTGGTAAAAAATCAAATTACCGATATCTTTTCTCGCATTGGTTTTGATGTGTCTGACGGACCTGAAATTGAAGACGATTGGCATAACTTTACGGCGTTGAATCTTCCAGAATATCATCCAGCGCGCGATATGCAGGATACGTTTTTCATTCAAACAAATCCTGATATTTTATTACGAACGCATACAAGCTCGGTGCAAGTGCGTTATATGGAAAATAACAAACCACCAATTCGTACCATTTCTCCAGGAAGAGTATATCGTAATGAAGCGATTTCGGCACGTTCTCACTGCTTTTTCCACCAAGTAGAAGGCTTGTATATTGACAAAGAAGTAAGCTTTGCTGATTTAAAACAAACGCTTCAACATTTTACAAAAGAACTCTTTGGCAAGTCACAAATTCGCTTGCGTCCATCGTATTTCCCATTCACGGAGCCAAGTGCAGAAATTGATGTGTATTGGGGATTGGAAACGGAAACCGATTATAAAATTACCAAAGGAACAGGTTGGTTAGAAATTGGCGGTTGCGGAATGGTTGACCCGAATGTATTGACCAATTGTGACATTGATCCAGAGGAATATTCAGGTTTTGCGTTTGGTGTTGGAATTGATCGTATTGCGATGTTGTTATACCAAATTGGCGACATTCGTTTGTTGAGTGAAAATGATGTGCGTTTCTTAGCGCAATTCAAATCAGCGTTGTAA
- the lysM gene encoding peptidoglycan-binding protein LysM: MSLFAFIKDVGDKLFGSKTAETTTESTTASVDESAKAEAAITEAIHDLDLHVENLCVSLDGDTATISGTAMDQSTKEKVILVVGNTMGIAMVNDQMDVKHQAPEAQFHTVSKGDTLGKIAQQYYGNAMKYPEIFEANKPMLKDPNLIYPGQVLRIPIVEN, encoded by the coding sequence ATGAGTTTATTCGCTTTTATAAAAGATGTAGGAGACAAATTATTCGGCTCAAAAACGGCAGAAACTACTACCGAAAGTACAACCGCTAGCGTTGACGAAAGTGCCAAAGCCGAAGCTGCCATTACAGAAGCTATTCACGATTTGGATTTACACGTAGAAAATTTATGTGTTTCATTAGATGGAGATACTGCAACAATTTCTGGGACAGCCATGGATCAATCTACAAAAGAAAAAGTAATTCTAGTTGTCGGAAATACGATGGGAATTGCGATGGTAAACGATCAAATGGACGTGAAGCATCAAGCACCAGAAGCGCAATTTCACACGGTTTCTAAAGGAGATACGCTGGGGAAAATCGCACAACAATATTATGGAAATGCTATGAAATATCCTGAAATTTTTGAAGCCAACAAACCGATGCTCAAAGATCCTAATTTGATCTATCCTGGACAAGTATTGCGAATTCCTATTGTAGAAAACTAG
- a CDS encoding CvpA family protein, whose product MNFIDIILGGVIVFGFARGLMKGLFVEIASLVALVVGLYGAIHFSYFAGEFLVDNFPSWEEKYVNLAAFAITFIVILVAVTMAGKLLTKVADFASLGILNKILGGAFGGLKMAVIIGAALVFFERTNNTMEFVEQDTIEGSALYKPVKNVGGFVFAFVLEETNKSDVLNSFKTDSSKSTDDKKAQENDLKEIEENEN is encoded by the coding sequence ATGAATTTTATTGACATTATTTTAGGCGGTGTAATTGTATTTGGCTTTGCGCGCGGACTCATGAAAGGGCTTTTTGTGGAAATTGCTTCTCTTGTGGCGTTGGTTGTTGGATTGTACGGCGCGATTCACTTTTCGTACTTTGCTGGCGAGTTTTTAGTAGATAATTTCCCTTCTTGGGAAGAAAAATATGTCAATCTAGCCGCATTTGCCATTACTTTTATTGTAATTTTAGTCGCTGTTACTATGGCTGGAAAGTTATTGACAAAAGTTGCTGATTTTGCTTCGCTAGGAATTTTAAACAAGATTTTAGGTGGCGCTTTCGGCGGATTGAAAATGGCAGTGATTATTGGTGCTGCGTTGGTGTTTTTTGAACGTACCAATAATACGATGGAGTTTGTAGAACAAGACACCATTGAGGGTTCTGCATTGTATAAACCTGTAAAAAATGTTGGCGGATTTGTGTTTGCGTTTGTGTTAGAAGAAACTAATAAAAGTGATGTATTAAATTCTTTCAAAACCGATTCCTCCAAATCGACAGATGACAAAAAAGCGCAGGAAAACGATTTAAAAGAGATTGAAGAAAACGAAAACTAA